In one window of Acidobacteriota bacterium DNA:
- a CDS encoding HEAT repeat domain-containing protein, translating to MAIDRNQLKREGIRYARSLQMIFKMVSMLSAEHTSAQGLLGNSYNILNELLKATRQFTIGFVDQRILINNILTQEKTLNVLENEFLKRGIGALTFDVGITLSAYKKAMGVLARSAKDIDEVGGLSRYLESNPVEFVRVFPASKNQQRTESGDTLIDMDSESFLMAKAFAELHNPNPGLQSLDAFMQSSGISGEGGGGGGQGGGGGQGGSGGGGYAEMFGSSGTGVGYGSTHPEGGGASGGGGGEAGAGAGPGLGPGIGGFGPGGGLGPGLGPGGGGLGPGMGPGAGQGAGPGGGHPAPGSGPVEIERMVEGFFTSSLMDSNQGPQQRSYVELAKIIKEMRPEFVLQNFPPQRREELRSLPPDQMAAEIIEDTAVKWAMDRLVTAPSGAEAVIVEEEVIRVLLRSLQTTQMADRLAKKLAEFVKQYSIPPTTVKRIQDELSWVTLKTKEKTTQLLSLEKFDVAAFRRLLEHLKELIKQTDFESATALGNQYLAFLDQPGNPPPEEMGRVPELLRAMAGVRTDFWEKAGARLIKALEQKTQSEFLHRQLVNSLVALSKSSALYEDFKLIQTVGTAFEKSATDSEHAACCGSALRELLTMHAVDRVIEIFVQRKDDLPWTRTAAALLRWSGTPAITKVFQQLEDEPTAAIRLAILRLIARIGPAAVVLARHQLKSDRWFVVRNGCKLLGELKDPQLLEMLAPALKHPDPRVQKAAVTSLMDSRNKDRAAVFANAIRDMDTQVLEDVFADLLFLKDGRCQDALENFVFLHEHGKTKMLVHAVQALAAIPGQRTLDSLMRVLSDGNLDKSVRRAAMHPLTRHAEGAEMVRQFAEAFPDDPLAREAIHNAKAAGHA from the coding sequence GTGGCAATCGACCGCAACCAGTTGAAGAGAGAGGGCATCCGCTACGCGCGGTCGCTCCAGATGATCTTCAAGATGGTCAGTATGCTCTCGGCCGAGCATACCTCCGCGCAGGGTCTGCTCGGCAACAGCTACAACATTCTGAACGAGCTCCTGAAGGCGACGCGGCAATTCACCATCGGCTTCGTTGACCAGCGCATCCTGATCAATAACATCCTGACCCAGGAAAAGACGCTCAACGTGCTGGAGAACGAGTTTCTCAAGCGCGGCATCGGCGCGCTCACCTTCGACGTGGGCATCACGCTCTCTGCCTACAAGAAGGCGATGGGCGTGCTGGCGCGATCAGCGAAGGACATCGACGAAGTCGGCGGGCTCTCGCGCTATCTGGAGAGCAACCCGGTGGAATTCGTGCGCGTCTTCCCGGCAAGCAAGAACCAACAGAGGACCGAGAGCGGCGACACCTTGATCGACATGGATTCGGAGTCGTTCCTGATGGCGAAGGCCTTCGCGGAACTCCACAATCCGAATCCCGGACTGCAGAGTCTGGACGCGTTCATGCAATCGAGTGGCATCTCCGGCGAAGGTGGTGGCGGTGGTGGCCAGGGCGGCGGCGGTGGCCAGGGCGGCAGTGGCGGCGGCGGATACGCCGAGATGTTTGGCAGCAGCGGTACCGGAGTCGGTTACGGGTCCACCCACCCGGAAGGTGGCGGCGCTTCGGGGGGTGGCGGAGGGGAAGCGGGCGCGGGAGCCGGGCCGGGCTTGGGGCCGGGAATCGGAGGCTTTGGCCCAGGCGGCGGCTTAGGGCCGGGCTTGGGGCCGGGCGGTGGTGGACTGGGACCGGGCATGGGGCCGGGCGCGGGGCAAGGAGCGGGGCCAGGTGGAGGGCATCCGGCGCCGGGGAGCGGGCCGGTGGAGATCGAGCGCATGGTGGAGGGTTTCTTCACCAGCAGCCTGATGGATTCCAACCAGGGTCCGCAACAGCGCTCGTACGTAGAGCTGGCAAAGATCATCAAGGAGATGCGGCCGGAGTTCGTGCTGCAGAATTTTCCGCCCCAGCGGCGTGAGGAGCTGCGCTCGTTGCCGCCGGACCAGATGGCGGCGGAGATCATCGAAGACACAGCGGTGAAGTGGGCGATGGACCGCCTGGTGACGGCGCCCTCCGGGGCGGAGGCGGTGATCGTGGAAGAGGAAGTCATCCGCGTGCTGCTGCGCAGCCTGCAGACCACGCAGATGGCGGACCGGCTGGCGAAGAAGCTGGCCGAGTTCGTGAAGCAGTATTCCATCCCGCCGACCACGGTGAAGCGCATCCAGGATGAGCTTTCGTGGGTGACGCTGAAGACGAAAGAGAAGACGACCCAGCTGCTGTCCCTGGAGAAGTTCGACGTGGCGGCGTTCCGGCGCCTGCTCGAGCACCTGAAAGAGCTGATCAAGCAGACCGACTTCGAGTCGGCGACCGCGCTGGGCAATCAATACCTGGCGTTCCTGGATCAGCCCGGCAATCCGCCGCCGGAGGAGATGGGGCGCGTGCCGGAGCTGCTGCGGGCGATGGCGGGAGTGCGCACCGACTTCTGGGAAAAGGCGGGAGCGCGGCTGATCAAGGCGCTGGAGCAGAAGACGCAAAGCGAATTCCTGCACCGGCAGCTGGTGAACTCGCTGGTGGCGCTGAGCAAGTCGAGCGCGCTGTACGAGGATTTCAAGCTGATCCAGACGGTAGGCACGGCATTCGAGAAGAGCGCGACCGACAGCGAGCACGCCGCCTGCTGTGGCAGCGCGCTGCGCGAGCTGTTGACGATGCACGCGGTGGACCGCGTGATCGAGATCTTCGTGCAGCGCAAAGACGACCTGCCGTGGACGCGCACCGCGGCGGCGCTGCTGCGCTGGTCAGGAACGCCGGCCATCACCAAGGTGTTCCAGCAACTGGAAGACGAGCCCACGGCCGCGATCCGGCTGGCGATCCTGCGGCTGATCGCGCGCATCGGGCCGGCGGCGGTGGTGCTGGCGCGGCACCAGTTGAAGAGCGACCGCTGGTTCGTGGTGCGCAACGGCTGCAAGCTGCTGGGTGAGCTGAAGGATCCGCAGCTGCTGGAGATGCTGGCGCCGGCCTTGAAGCATCCCGATCCGCGGGTGCAGAAAGCGGCGGTCACTTCGCTCATGGACAGCCGTAACAAAGACCGTGCCGCGGTGTTTGCCAACGCCATCCGCGACATGGACACGCAAGTGCTGGAAGACGTTTTCGCCGACCTGCTCTTCCTCAAAGATGGGCGCTGCCAGGACGCGCTGGAGAATTTCGTCTTCCTGCACGAGCATGGCAAGACGAAGATGCTGGTGCACGCGGTGCAGGCGCTGGCCGCCATCCCGGGACAGCGCACGCTGGATTCGCTGATGCGCGTGCTCTCCGACGGCAACCTGGATAAGTCCGTGCGCCGGGCGGCGATGCATCCGCTCACGCGCCATGCCGAAGGCGCGGAGATGGTGCGCCAGTTCGCCGAGGCTTTCCCGGACGATCCGCTGGCGCGCGAGGCCATCCACAACGCGAAAGCCGCCGGCCACGCTTAG
- a CDS encoding cytochrome c maturation protein CcmE, protein MSTAQNRYLRFGLATAVIVLSLGYLAFTGAQENKSYYVTISELRKMGDGAYSKRLRVAGNVVPGSIQRQGTKVQFQLVELGQTVAVSYVGSEAPPDTFVDNAQALAEGEYGRDGVFHAKKLQAKCASKYAPADPNSPPQPGTKAPAAPAAPASAPAPVKSASAGD, encoded by the coding sequence ATGTCTACCGCACAAAATCGCTACCTGCGTTTCGGCCTGGCGACGGCTGTGATCGTGCTTTCGCTCGGCTACCTCGCGTTCACCGGCGCGCAGGAGAACAAGAGCTACTACGTGACCATCTCGGAGTTGCGGAAGATGGGCGACGGCGCATACTCCAAGCGCTTGCGGGTGGCGGGGAACGTGGTGCCGGGATCGATCCAGCGGCAGGGAACGAAGGTGCAGTTCCAACTGGTGGAACTAGGGCAGACGGTCGCGGTGTCGTACGTGGGTAGCGAGGCGCCTCCGGACACCTTCGTGGACAACGCACAGGCTTTAGCGGAAGGCGAATACGGGCGCGATGGCGTCTTCCACGCGAAAAAACTACAGGCAAAGTGCGCGTCGAAGTATGCGCCTGCCGATCCGAATTCTCCGCCCCAGCCGGGGACGAAAGCGCCAGCGGCGCCCGCGGCGCCGGCATCCGCCCCGGCTCCAGTGAAGAGTGCGAGCGCGGGCGACTGA